CTCATTTCCTCGGAAAGTCGCCGGGTAAAGTCGGCCGCAATTCCCTTTTGCACATAGAAGCGGTTGGCAGCCGTACATGCTTCGCCACCATTTCGCATTTTGGCGATCATTGCGCCCGCAACAGCGGCTTCCAGGTCGGCATCATCGAAAACAATGAAAGGTGCGTTGCCGCCCAACTCCATCGAACAGCTGATTACCTGATCTGCCGCCTCTCGCAGAAGGGTTCTGCCAACACCCGTCGAACCAGTGAAGGAGAGCTTGCGCACGCGCTCATCATGCAACATTGCGCTGACCACCGGCCCTGCATTCCTTGTCGTAACGATATTTATCACCCCCGCAGGAACGCCAGCCTGCTTCATGATCTCTCCGATTGCCAGCGCGGTCAAAGGGGTCTCAGCAGCCGGCTTGAGGATGCAGGTGCAACCCGCAGCCAGGGCTGGCGCCATTTTTCGCGTGGCCATGGCTGCTGGAAAGTTCCAGGGTGTGACCAGGACCGCGATACCGATCGGCTCATGGCTGACGATGATATGATTGGTGCCCGACGGAGCGGGGCCAAACTCGCCGGATGACCTCACGGCTTCCTCGGCATACCATCTGAAGAACTCGGCGGCGTAAGTGACCTCGGACTTTGCGTCCGCAAGAGCCTTGCCGTTCTCTATGGTGATCAGTTTTGCCAACCATTCCGCATGTTCAAGCATGAGGTGGAAGCATTTCATCAAGATATCCGAGCGCTGCCGCGCAGATGTCGATTTCCAGGCTCTGGATGCAGCGTGCGCCGCATCGACAGCTGCTATTGCGTCCTGAATCTGGCCGTCGCAAACCGCGGCGATGACACCTCCCGTAGAAGGATCAACCACATCGAACGTCTGGCCATTTGCTGCGGAGACCCATTCACCGCCGACAAACAGCTGGGTGGGCGCACGGCTGGCGACGGTCTCGACGTAGAGATCGGCACCGGGATTTATTTCGTCTGTAGGTTTGATTTTCACACGCGACATGGCTGGTCACCGACAATGATTGACATGAAATCAATATTGGATTGGTAACGCTATTGGTGTCAATGGAGACCAATTTGGTTGCGATATAAATTTTAGCACGCGGACAAATTTATATGCACTCCCAACGGGAACCGGCGAAAAACCCGGGGGCAAAAAAGGACCGCGCCGCCCAACGCTGATGCTTTTTCAGGCACTCATGCGCGGGCGCAACCGAAACCCGATCAATGTCGCCAACCAAGTGCGCGATTCTCCTGAGCGCCGCCTCGT
This sequence is a window from Agrobacterium tumefaciens. Protein-coding genes within it:
- a CDS encoding NAD-dependent succinate-semialdehyde dehydrogenase: MSRVKIKPTDEINPGADLYVETVASRAPTQLFVGGEWVSAANGQTFDVVDPSTGGVIAAVCDGQIQDAIAAVDAAHAASRAWKSTSARQRSDILMKCFHLMLEHAEWLAKLITIENGKALADAKSEVTYAAEFFRWYAEEAVRSSGEFGPAPSGTNHIIVSHEPIGIAVLVTPWNFPAAMATRKMAPALAAGCTCILKPAAETPLTALAIGEIMKQAGVPAGVINIVTTRNAGPVVSAMLHDERVRKLSFTGSTGVGRTLLREAADQVISCSMELGGNAPFIVFDDADLEAAVAGAMIAKMRNGGEACTAANRFYVQKGIAADFTRRLSEEMSALTVGPGLEAGTQLGPLITRAAVEKVARLVDDALAKGASIMTGGNRLNGKGFYYPPTVLSNVPADADMLSEEIFGPVAPVIQFETEDDVVRLANNTEYGLVSYVFSGNLKRALAVAGHLESGMVGINRGVVSDAAAPFGGAKQSGLGREGSHHGMLEYLETKYVAVSW